The DNA region CCCCCACCAGCATATCGACGGCATCAAGATATGTGATGAATCTCGTGGATGCAGATCCATATGTCCCGACCGTTGTGATATTATCTGGGAGAATCACTTCTCTTCCGGCTGAATCGGTTATCATAATGGTTCCCGATTCCGTTCCATTTGCAACACAACCTGCGCACATGCATAATGCAAGCACACAGAGACCTGCGAAAAATAAGGGGATAATTTTTTGTTCATGAATCACAACCCGATTTTCTGATAAGAGAGCCCATTCATGTGCTCTTTCAATTCTTCATACACATCTCCGCCAACAACTTTGTTGTAGATCTCATCAGCTTTTTTGGCGAGATCAACATCTGCAAATTGTTTCGGATAGAGCACTGTTCCTATATAGTATGCGTTGACCAGTTGCGTTTCATAGTTTGCCCCTGCTGAGATGTCGGGGTTTACTGTGTAGACCTCTCCAGTCTTCACTGCAGTCAACGTCTTGTATGAGACGTCGTTTTTGAGTTCATAGATTGCTCCCCCTCCTGCAGCATTGAGCGTACCCAGTCCGACGAAGATGATTTCCGGATCCCAGGCAAGAATCTGTTCTTTTGAAACCTGTGCATATTCGGTCTGACCGACATTGGATAGGTTAGATGCAACATTGTTTGCATGAAGAACGGTGAACGGATAATAGGTGGGATTTGTACCATCAAGTCCATGTTCTCCCCTGTACGATATGCCGCCAACATAGGCACGTTCATCAGATGTTGGAACATTTGCGACACGGGAGGTAAGGTCATTTTCAACTGATGTGAAGTAGGTAAGCAGGTCCTGATATCTGGTTTCTTTATGCATGATTTCAGCAAGCATTTCCAGGGAGTCGCAGACTTTTTCTTTCTGCGTCACATAGTCTCCAGTATAGAAGAGAACAACCGGAATGCCTGTTTTATCTTGAATCTCATTAGCTGATTCTATACTCGCTTCACTTGATGCAGCAATAAACAGGATCTCGGCACCGGATGTCAGAAGTTTTTCCCCGTCGACAACGCCTCGTGATGCACCAACC from Methanocorpusculum labreanum Z includes:
- a CDS encoding ABC transporter substrate-binding protein; this encodes MNKKIISLFFAGLCVLALCMCAGCVGGTPDAGDGTINITDSFGRVVTIPDNPDKIAVSGSGSMRYFVYLDVDLDRVVAVDYSDSALNIYPEDPRPYMLANPEILNISAVGASRGVVDGEKLLTSGAEILFIAASSEASIESANEIQDKTGIPVVLFYTGDYVTQKEKVCDSLEMLAEIMHKETRYQDLLTYFTSVENDLTSRVANVPTSDERAYVGGISYRGEHGLDGTNPTYYPFTVLHANNVASNLSNVGQTEYAQVSKEQILAWDPEIIFVGLGTLNAAGGGAIYELKNDVSYKTLTAVKTGEVYTVNPDISAGANYETQLVNAYYIGTVLYPKQFADVDLAKKADEIYNKVVGGDVYEELKEHMNGLSYQKIGL